A single Perognathus longimembris pacificus isolate PPM17 chromosome 17, ASM2315922v1, whole genome shotgun sequence DNA region contains:
- the Meioc gene encoding meiosis-specific coiled-coil domain-containing protein MEIOC produces MAGGPLAPVFSCFEQPKVAFRGAASRCWNLSVDPSSRLSDVFNSVMLTGSASFCDCYKSQNEDTVDLRQTYTPLSSSTEYASSIDSSLFYAPWSSYGDDIKQPSNSQISVKNRIQTERNDYGSETDLYGLVSNILEEQDKSQTYFAEGTCSSNLKSVWPMNTSRFVDHHDLLTETKRPIDQAISQQAFYSGESVSAVEKQYLHNSSLIPQQKIDELYHGFTGLDLEEQWMYPARNDHSNCYNIQTSDTAKATFQEYPFMKNCFTPQTGLFDIMKESGIDTYAYGRDKICAKSLEAPLQQKRAEIFLSQFSRYNENAEYCRYPEYAHPNKAKLNKCSSFSIQDGKKLSNGTPETPTVETDAYTKIFQVKPANQKKMEEAIPDQQNFAFPKNTPHLTEKQFAKEAAFTTDCGLKSEYGLKPHTACPANNDFANVTEKQQFAKPEPPNSEYFKSVNLLSNSAISSGGINLNRPSWVNVQTKNSTPIPYRNQGNLMKLNSHLSAASKGSNHSSDFPQLLSTNLTPNSNLFQKYCQENPSAFASFDFSYNGAERIQSVNHMEGLTKTGEENLFESVTDKKIKQPNGFCDNYSVQQYGIIENVNKHNFQAKPQSGHYDPEEQGPKHLEALSQNTYQDLLESQGHFNSHRQGSGDSNINSRVNRTQASCFSNNYMMGDLRHNQGFQQLGSNGFPLRSAHPFGHSVVPLLDSYDLFSYDDLSHLYPYFNDMMYGDNSFSGFVPTFGFQRPIKTRSGPASELHIRLEECYEQWRALEKERKKTELALAKNYPGKKVSSTNNTPIPRLTSNPSRVDRLIVDELREQARVVTLLGKMERLRSSPLHANISTALDRHLESIHIVQSRRKDEIVNASNRQRQGVPRCQDDRDVFALASAIKEMCVATRKARTTLWCALQMTLPKTASTAGQSDVEKTFQDVVNCEDKAHESISSSNPTNQRGEANKH; encoded by the exons AATGAAGACACTGTAGACCTAAGGCAGACCTATACTCCACTTTCTTCATCAACAGAATATGCAAGTTCTATAGATTCTTCACTTTTCTATGCACCATGGTCTAGTTATGGCGATGATATTAAACAACCTTCTAATTCTCAGATCAGTGTAAAGAACAG GATTCAAACGGAAAGAAATGACTATGGCAGTGAAACAGACTTATATGGACTTGTATCTAACATTTTGGAAGAACAAGAtaagtcacagacatattttgcTGAAGG GACCTGCTCCTCCAATTTAAAGTCAGTTTGGCCAATGAACACAAGCAGATTTGTAGATCACCATGACCTCTTAACAGAAACCAAAAGGCCAATAGATCAAGCTATCTCTCAGCAAGCTTTTTATAGTGGTGAATCTGTGTCAGCAGTGGAAAAGCAATACCTGCATAATAGTAGTCTCATACCACAACAAAAAATAGATGAACTTTATCATGGATTTACTGGTTTAGACCTTGAAGAACAATGGATGTACCCTGCACGAAATGATCATTCTAACTGTTATAATATTCAGACAAGTGATACAGCAAAGGCAACATTCCAAGAATATCCATTTATGAAAAACTGTTTTACACCACAAACTGGTCTGTTTGATATCATGAAAGAATCAGGAATTGATACTTATGCTTATGGAAGAGATAAAATATGTGCTAAAAGTCTTGAAGCACCATTACAGCAAAAAAGGGCTGAGATATTTCTTTCCCAATTTAGTAGATACAATGAAAATGCAGAATACTGTAGATACCCAGAATATGCTCATCCTAATAAGGCTAAGCTTAACAAATGTTCAAGTTTTAGTATCCAAGATGGTAAAAAATTATCTAATGGCACACCTGAAACACCAACTGTAGAAACAGATGCCTACACAAAGATATTCCAGGTTAAACcagcaaatcagaaaaaaatggaggaggCCATACCTGACCAGCAGAATTTTGCATTTCCAAAAAACACACCACATCTGACAGAAAAACAATTTGCAAAGGAAGCAGCATTCACTACTGATTGTGGCTTAAAATCAGAATATGGACTAAAACCTCATACAGCTTGTCCAGCTAATAACGATTTTGCTAATGTCACAGAAAAGCAACAGTTTGCTAAACCTGAACCCCCaaattctgaatattttaaatcagTGAATTTATTATCAAATTCAGCAATATCCTCAGGAGGCATCAATTTAAATAGACCATCTTGGGTGAATGTTCAAACAAAAAATAGCACTCCTATTCCTTACCGAAATCAAGGTAACTTGATGAAATTAAATAGTCATTTAAGTGCAGCTTCAAAAGGCTCTAACCATTCTTCAGATTTCCCCCAGCTATTATCCACAAATTTAACCCCAAATAGCAATTTATTTCAAAAGTATTGCCAAGAAAACCCTTCAGCATTTGCTAGCTTTGATTTCAGTTACAATGGTGCAGAAAGAATCCAATCTGTCAATCACATGGAAGGACTGACAAAGACTGGAGAAGAAAATCTCTTTGAATCGGTTAcggataaaaaaataaagcagccaAATGGATTTTGTGATAACTATTCAGTTCAGCAGTATGGGATCATTGAAAATGTAAACAAACATAATTTTCAAGCCAAGCCCCAGAGTGGACATTATGATCCTGAGGAACAGGGTCCAAAGCATTTAGAAGCCTTATCTCAAAATACCTATCAAGATCTGTTGGAGTCACAGGGTCATTTTAATAGCCACAGACAAGGAAGTGGAGATAGCAATATTAATAGCCGTGTGAATCGCACACAGGCCTCATGCTTTTCTAATAATTATATGATGGGAGATTTAAGGCATAATCAGGGTTTTCAACAACTTGGTTCAAATGGGTTTCCACTAAGATCTGCTCACCCTTTTGGCCATTCAGTTGTTCCACTGTTGGATTCCTATGATTTGTTTTCTTATGATGACTTAAGCCATTTATACCCTTATTTTAATGATATGATGTATGGTGAtaattccttttctggttttgtgcCAACTTTTGGATTTCAAAGACCAATTAAAACCCGTAGTGGCCCAGCCAGTGAACTACACATTCGTCTAGAAGAGTGCTATGAACAATGGAGAGCattagaaaaggagagaaaaaag ACTGAATTAGCCCTTGCCAAGAATTATCCAGGAAAAAAAGTCTCCAGTACTAATAATACTCCAATTCCAAGGCTGACCTCCAACCCATCTAGAGTTGATCGTTTAATTGTGGATGAACTTCGAGAACAAGCCAGA GTTGTGACTTTATTAGGCAAAATGGAACGTCTCCGAAGCTCTCCCCTTCATGCTAATATCTCTACTGCGCTTGATAGACACCTAGAGTCCATTCACATTGTACAGTCACGTAGAAAAGACGAAATTGTTAATGCTTCAAATCGGCAAAGGCAAGGAGTGCCTAGATGCCAAGATGACAGAG ACGTTTTTGCCCTTGCTTCGGCAATTAAAGAGATGTGTGTGGCTACTCGGAAAGCACGTACTACCTTATGGTGTGCACTGCAGATGACCTTGCCAAAAACAGCGAGTACAGCTGGCCAATCAGATGTAGAAAAGACTTTCCAAGATGTTGTAAACTGTGAAGATAAAGCCCATGAAAGCATAAGTAGTAGCAATCCAACAAACCAGAGAGGAGAAGCAAACAAACATTAA